A single genomic interval of Piliocolobus tephrosceles isolate RC106 unplaced genomic scaffold, ASM277652v3 unscaffolded_1481, whole genome shotgun sequence harbors:
- the ZNF484 gene encoding LOW QUALITY PROTEIN: zinc finger protein 484 (The sequence of the model RefSeq protein was modified relative to this genomic sequence to represent the inferred CDS: inserted 4 bases in 4 codons): FFLSVLSFLSFLDGDIGFGPLQQRMSEEVSFQSEININLFKRDDPYSILEELWKDDEHTRKCGENQSKPLSHVAFINKKTLANDRVCEYKDVGEIVHVNTHLVSSRKRLHNCNSFGKNLEPNVTLYNRNNATENSDKTIGDGDIFTHMNSHTEVTACECNQCRKSLHHKQALIQHQKIHTRESLYLFXYVNVFSPKSHAFAHESICTEEKQHECHECEAVFTQKSQLDGRQRLYAGICTEYEKDFSLKSNHQKTPEGNYYTCSDYGRAFIQKSDLFRCQRIHSGDKPCEYSECEKNLCQNSNLIYIKKIHTGEKHXCTECGKAFTRKSTLSMHQKIHTGEKPYVCTECGKAFIRKSHFITHERIHTGEKPYECSDCGKSFIKKSQLHVHQRIHTGENPFICSGCGKVFTHKTNLIIHQKIHTGERPYICTVCGKAFTDRSNLIKHQKIHTGEKPYKCSDCGKSFTWKSRLRIHQKCHTGERHYECRECGKAFIQKSTLSMHQRIHRGEKPYVCTECGKAFFHKSHFITHERIHTGEKPYECSICGKSFTKKSQLHVHQQIHTGEKPYRCAECGKAFTDRSNLFTHQKIHTGEKPYKCSDCGKAFTRKSGPHIHQQSHTGERHYECSECGKAFARKSTLIMHQRIHTGEKPYICTECGKSFIQKSHLNRHRRIHTGEKPYECSDCGKSFIKKSQLHEHHRIXTGEKPYICAECGXAFTIRSNLIKHQKIHTKQKPYKCSDLRKALNWKPQLSMPQKSDTGEVECSMPQLWCGDSGGDQGQLSSI, from the exons tgttctttttgtcagtcttatcttttctttcttttttagatgggGACATTGGTTTTGGACCTTTACAACAGAGAATGTCTGAAGAAGTTTCTTTCCAGTCTGAGATTAATATTAATCTCTTCAAAAGAGATGACCCATATTCCATTTTAGAAGAATTGTGGAAAGATGATGAACACAcaagaaaatgtggagaaaaccAGAGCAAACCTTTAAGTCATGTTGCCTTCATTAACAAGAAAACACTAGCTAATGACAGGGTCTGTGAATATAAGGACGTTGGGGAAATAGTTCATGTAAACACACACCTGGTTTCCTCAAGAAAAAGACTCCATAACTGTAACTCATTTGGAAAGAATTTGGAGCCTAATGTAACCTTATATAATAGAAACAATGCAACAGAAAATTCTGATAAGACTATTGGAGATGGTGATATTTTCACTCATATGAATTCTCATACAGAAGTGACTGCTTGTGAATGTAATCAGTGTAGGAAATCTCTGCATCATAAGCAAGCTCTCATTCAACATCAGAAAATTCATACTAGAGAGAGCCTCTATTTGT TCTATGTAAATGTTTTCTCCCCGAAGTCACATGCCTTTGCACACGAGAGCATTTGTACTGAAGAAAAGCAGCATGAATGCCATGAATGTGAGGCAGTCTTCACTCAGAAGTCCCAGCTTGATGGCCGTCAGAGGCTTTATGCAGGAATATGCACTGAATATGAGAAGGATTTTTCCCTCAAGTCAAACCATCAGAAAACTCCTGAGGGGAATTACTATACATGCAGTGACTATGGAAGAGCCTTTATCCAGAAGTCAGATCTGTTCAGATGCCAGAGAATTCATTCTGGAGACAAACCCTGTGAGTACAGTGAATGTGAGAAAAACCTCTGTCAGAATTCAAACctaatatacataaaaaaaattcatactggagagaaac tTTGtactgaatgtggaaaagcttTCACAAGGAAATCAACACTAAGTATGCATCAGAAAATCCACACAGGAGAAAAACCTTATGTATGTACtgaatgtgggaaggcctttatCCGGAAGTCACATTTTATCACACAtgaaagaattcatactggagaaaaaccctatgaatgcaGTGACTGTGGGAAATCctttattaaaaaatcacaacTCCATGTGCATCAGCGAATTCACACAGGAGAGAATCCCTTTATATGTTCAGGATGTGGGAAGGTCTTCACTCACAAGACAAATCTCATTATACACCAGAAAATCCACACAGGAGAAAGACCCTATATATGTACTGTATGTGGTAAGGCCTTTACTGACAGGTCAAATCTCATTAAGCACCaaaaaattcatactggagagaaaccttataaaTGCAGTGACTGTGGAAAATCATTCACCTGGAAGTCACGGCTCAGGATACATCAGAAGTGTCATACTGGAGAGAGACATTACGAATGCagagaatgtgggaaagccttcattCAGAAGTCAACACTAAGTATGCACCAGAGAATTCATAGAGGGGAAAAACCATATGTTTGCACTGAATGTGGTAAGGCCTTCTTCCACAAATCCCATTTTATTACACAtgagagaattcatactggagagaaaccctatgaatgcagTATCTGTGGGAAATCCTTCACTAAGAAATCACAACTCCACGTACATCAGCAGattcacacaggagagaaaccctatagATGTGCTGAGTGTGGAAAGGCTTTTACTGACAGATCAAATCTTTTTACACACCAgaaaattcacactggagagaaaccttataaaTGTAGTGactgtgggaaagccttcactCGGAAGTCAGGTCCCCACATACATCAGCAATCCCATACTGGAGAAAGGCATTATGagtgcagtgaatgtgggaaagcctttgcAAGAAAATCAACACTAATTAtgcatcagagaattcatactggagagaaaccctatattTGTACTGAATGTGGGAAATCCTTCATCCAGAAGTCACACTTAAATAGACAcaggagaattcatactggagagaaaccctatgaatgcagTGACTGTGGGAAGTCTTTCATTAAGAAATCACAACTCCATGAGCATCATCGAA CCACAGGAGAGAAACCGTATATATGTGCTGAGTGTG AGGCCTTCACCATCAGATCAAATCTTATTAAACACCAGAAAATTCATACTAAACAGA